The Rufibacter sp. DG15C region ACATATTTTTTGAAGGACAACTTGCTATGGGGCGAATTTGTTTCTGCGGAAAGAACGAAGGTTTCAGGTTTCTGCCTATCAGTCATTGATGCATTAATTGACACAAGGGCTTTGTTGAGAAGTGCATTTACCTCAATGTTACTGGCCTCAAATGTGAAGTGCCAGCAACCAGTGCCAGGTTTAAAATTAGGGTAGTGGTCTGCCTGTAGCCAGCTCATGAGCATTGACTTCATCTCAATCAAGCGGGGGCTATCCCACGATGACAGACACAGCAATTGCTTGGCCCTGTTTGTGATAGAGAGGCTAATCACAGGGGCAATGACATTGCCATAGGAAAGCATCTGCAGCACCTGGTTATCGGCAGAGCAATCAAATATCAGGTCATACTGGTTTAAAGCAGCTACCGTATTTTGGTAGCTTCGTCCTTTGGGCGCCGTTGGGAAAATTGCCCCGATTGTTTTTAATTCGACGAATGGAGAGATCTCAAGGAGGCTTGCCCTTAAATTGTAGGTCTTTGGCATGTTCGTCCAGCGGAAAGTCAATTTGCTCCTGCAGATATTGCCTGGCTCAGTCTTGTCGCTGTCAGCCAGGGTAATACTGATGGCGCCCCCGCGAACCAGCATCTCCGCCAATGAGCTCCCAATGGCCCCCGTTCCTATGACCAGAATATTTTTGGATATCAGGGAGCTGTTTAGCATCCCGCGGCCGAAAAATCTATTGTAGCTAGAGTTAGTTGACTCATCCCATAATACAGGCCCTTTAAGGTTCCTGATATGTCTTGGCCGCCGCCTTAAATCCGCTCGCCTGAATTCCGAAGCTGGAACCAATACAAGATCCCAATGCACTTCCTCTTTGCCGTCTAGGGTGGGAATCTTGTACCCCAAGGCCAGAAGTATGTTGTCCCTGAGTCCATCAGGCCCAAAGGTGTATTTCGCATTCCTCTGGCAGAACTCAAGAAAATAATCAGAGAAGGAATGCGGAAGCAGATCGTGAAGCTGTTCCCAGGTATCCATCTTTAGCCGATGCCTCACTACCGGCTCCTTTTCAAGAAGAGCCCATACCCCTTTATATCGTTCACCTGCCTTATAGGTCTCTGACCAACGGGTTTCGATTCCCCCCAGCCTTTGCGCAAGGAGCGTGAAGTTCTTGCCTCTGCCGCCAGGTGCTGGTTGTTGACTGAGAACTGTGTAGGTCATTGCTCCGAACAGACTTTCTCCGAATCTACCAGCCGTTAGATCCTCTGCCGTCTCCGAGAAAAGCAGGTGAGCCCTGCCCTGTGCGTGGAAGGCAGGGTACTCGTAATCCTGCGCTGTGTCATTGACATAGAAATCTTCTATCCACCGGTACAGCTTTTTCACCTCCAAAGTGAGCCTAGTGTGCAGGTGGTCCACGAAAGGCGTGTTTAGGCAAGCGCTTCCCCCCAGAGTTTCTCCAATAGACTGACTTTGATGGCTATACCCTTTGATCGTCCTACAGTAGAAGTGGGCCTCGCCGAAAGGATAGTCCTCCGGAAGGAGAACCTCGAAGACTAAAGGGCCTTTGGCCGTACCAATATTGATACGGCCATGGTAAAATGGATCCCCTTCAAAGGACTTGAATTTCTCCTCCAGCTGGCATCCTTCTAATCCTGCAAAAAAGTCATTGTAGAAATCTGTGTCATTCTTATGCATAAGATGTGGGGGGAAGCTTCGTGGTAGCCTCGCTTTTTCTCTCGTATTGTGAGTTGCTCTTTTTTACCTCCTCTTTGGGATACTTAGGGTTAGCAGGGAAATAGTACTCTATCTTCTTCTCGTCCTTCTCAATCTTCTCCAGCATTTCCTCCAATTCCTCCCTCAATTCTTCTTTCGCCTCTGTGGTTAAACTGTCTGAGACATTGTTGCTGGAGTTCCCGGGATCCTTAAGTGAGATCGTCTTTATATTGTCCCTGATGAATTCCAAAGCCATCTTCAGCCTAGCCCATAGACCCCTCGGTACCTCTTCTGCCTTATCGAATGCCTCCATAGTTAATAATTCAACCAGGAATGATTTTAAATCGAAATCATGGTTAAACTTCCACACCTTGATTAATTTGATGGTGTCTCTCTCGTTTGTCCTCCCAGTAATCTTGTCAAGCTGCTTATGGATATTCGTTTTCTTAGAACTGGGATCATCTTCCAAGTTCAGATAGAGCTTAATGTCGTTCTCGTCAGAGGTGGATTCTGAGGCCAGCTTGCGCCCGGGTGTCACATCGAAAAGCACG contains the following coding sequences:
- a CDS encoding ThiF family adenylyltransferase, with product MHKNDTDFYNDFFAGLEGCQLEEKFKSFEGDPFYHGRINIGTAKGPLVFEVLLPEDYPFGEAHFYCRTIKGYSHQSQSIGETLGGSACLNTPFVDHLHTRLTLEVKKLYRWIEDFYVNDTAQDYEYPAFHAQGRAHLLFSETAEDLTAGRFGESLFGAMTYTVLSQQPAPGGRGKNFTLLAQRLGGIETRWSETYKAGERYKGVWALLEKEPVVRHRLKMDTWEQLHDLLPHSFSDYFLEFCQRNAKYTFGPDGLRDNILLALGYKIPTLDGKEEVHWDLVLVPASEFRRADLRRRPRHIRNLKGPVLWDESTNSSYNRFFGRGMLNSSLISKNILVIGTGAIGSSLAEMLVRGGAISITLADSDKTEPGNICRSKLTFRWTNMPKTYNLRASLLEISPFVELKTIGAIFPTAPKGRSYQNTVAALNQYDLIFDCSADNQVLQMLSYGNVIAPVISLSITNRAKQLLCLSSWDSPRLIEMKSMLMSWLQADHYPNFKPGTGCWHFTFEASNIEVNALLNKALVSINASMTDRQKPETFVLSAETNSPHSKLSFKKYVQAETGLRLRVSSRAVETILSSSYSHFPNEYGGLLMGTYSEDLSEAMVLDVVLPSKFKSTPVSFTPDTDDLNERLIRFVRDNGKTAEYLGEWHSHPNGSGQYSPKDLASLKDIAESATVALKNPILLIASGQKGKMKLNFYLFIENKLYKFSPCD